A region from the Methylocella sp. genome encodes:
- the treZ gene encoding malto-oligosyltrehalose trehalohydrolase: MTTRVHRAQGGANLERNGVVRFRLWAPGVESVCVLLNEAGALLPMKKLPGGWYELLTGEARPGTLYQYVLPDGRRVPDPASRFQPRDVHGPSEVIDPGGYEWTENWSGRNWEDLVLYELHIGAFTEDGTFLAAIEKLDHLVALGVTAIEIMPVADFPGRRNWGYDGVLLYAPDSSYGRPENLKALVEAAHARSIAVLLDVVYNHFGPDGNYLPAYAPAFFTDTHHTPWGAAINYDYDDCRPVREFVINNALYWLEEFDLDGLRLDAVHAIVDESEKHLLDELAERARAFAGRPIHLLLENEDNDARRLKREGCAVTLYTAQWNDDLHHVLHTTATRECFGYYADYEGRTDFLAKALAEGFAYQGEMMSYRGSPRGEPSAFLPPGAFVAFIQNHDQIGNRAFGERLGMIAPANVMRALSAIYLLLPQTPMIFMGEEWGARQPFPFFCDFDNDLADAIRDGRRQEFARFPEFADPRQRERIPDPLAEATFRSAKLDWDLVDASHIARYRDLISVRRREIAPLLKQIKCGGESVVHGDGAVDVRWSAGLGEVLALSANLSKAHIEFPAAAGRVIWSEGDTGIVFGPWSVRWCVETTR, encoded by the coding sequence GTGACGACGCGGGTCCACCGGGCGCAAGGCGGAGCAAATTTGGAGCGGAACGGCGTGGTCCGCTTCCGCCTGTGGGCTCCAGGCGTCGAAAGCGTATGCGTCCTCCTCAATGAAGCCGGCGCGCTTCTGCCCATGAAGAAATTGCCAGGCGGTTGGTATGAACTCCTGACCGGCGAAGCAAGGCCCGGGACGCTATACCAATATGTTTTGCCCGATGGCCGGCGGGTGCCGGATCCCGCCTCGCGTTTTCAGCCGCGCGATGTCCATGGTCCCAGCGAAGTCATAGACCCCGGCGGCTACGAGTGGACAGAGAACTGGAGCGGCCGAAACTGGGAGGACCTTGTTCTATACGAGCTCCACATCGGCGCTTTCACGGAGGACGGCACTTTTCTCGCCGCGATCGAAAAGCTTGATCACCTGGTCGCTCTCGGCGTCACCGCAATCGAGATCATGCCCGTTGCGGATTTCCCAGGCCGGCGTAATTGGGGCTATGACGGCGTTTTGCTATACGCGCCGGATTCCTCTTACGGCCGTCCGGAGAACCTCAAAGCTTTAGTTGAAGCCGCCCACGCTCGGAGCATCGCGGTGTTGCTCGACGTTGTCTATAATCACTTTGGGCCGGATGGCAATTACCTCCCGGCATACGCTCCGGCTTTCTTCACGGACACTCACCACACGCCTTGGGGTGCGGCAATCAACTATGATTATGACGACTGCAGGCCTGTGCGGGAATTCGTCATTAACAATGCGCTCTATTGGCTCGAGGAGTTCGATCTTGACGGGCTACGCCTCGATGCCGTTCACGCTATCGTCGACGAAAGCGAGAAACATCTCCTCGATGAACTCGCCGAGCGCGCACGCGCCTTCGCCGGCCGTCCGATTCATTTGCTGCTCGAAAACGAAGATAATGACGCTCGTCGTCTCAAGCGCGAAGGTTGCGCGGTGACGCTTTACACTGCGCAATGGAATGATGATCTCCATCATGTCTTGCACACCACAGCCACGCGCGAGTGTTTTGGATATTATGCCGATTACGAGGGCCGGACTGATTTTCTCGCCAAGGCCCTCGCTGAAGGTTTCGCGTATCAAGGCGAGATGATGTCCTACCGTGGTTCGCCGCGCGGCGAACCTTCCGCCTTCCTGCCTCCGGGCGCATTTGTGGCCTTCATCCAAAATCATGATCAGATCGGCAACCGGGCCTTTGGCGAGCGGCTCGGGATGATTGCGCCCGCCAATGTCATGCGCGCCCTTTCGGCTATATATCTGCTGCTTCCTCAGACGCCGATGATCTTCATGGGCGAGGAGTGGGGCGCGCGGCAGCCGTTTCCATTCTTCTGCGATTTCGATAATGATCTCGCCGACGCCATTCGCGACGGGCGGCGCCAGGAGTTCGCCCGCTTTCCGGAATTCGCCGATCCAAGGCAACGCGAACGCATTCCTGATCCGTTGGCGGAAGCAACGTTCCGATCCGCTAAGTTGGATTGGGATCTCGTCGATGCCTCACACATTGCGCGATACCGCGACCTGATCTCGGTCCGCCGCCGGGAGATCGCGCCGCTGCTAAAGCAGATCAAATGTGGCGGCGAGAGCGTCGTCCATGGCGATGGCGCCGTAGACGTTCGATGGTCGGCCGGTCTTGGCGAGGTTCTGGCGCTTTCGGCTAATCTATCCAAAGCGCACATCGAATTTCCTGCGGCGGCGGGACGCGTCATATGGTCTGAAGGCGATACGGGAATCGTTTTTGGGCCGTGGTCGGTCCGCTGGTGCGTGGAGACGACGCGATGA